The Streptomyces sp. NBC_00102 genome segment AACGGGCTTCCGGTGGCCACAGTGGAGTTGAAGACCGACTTCACCCAGTCGCTGGATGAGGCCGTCAACCAGTACAAGCAGGATCGCAGTCCGTTGACGAATGGACGGCCAGAGCCGTTGTTGTCGTTCGGTCACCGGGCACTGGTGCACTTCGCGGTCTCGAACAGCCTGGCGGCGATGACTACGAGGCTGGAGGGGAACAAGACCCACTTCTTGCCGTTCAATGTCGGCTTCGACAGTGGTGCTGGCAACCCGCCCGGCGTGGATGGACGTTCGTCGACGGCGTACCTGTGGGAACGGGTCTGGGAGAAACACGCCTGGTTGAACATCATCGGGCGGTTGATGATCGTGCAGACCAAGGAGGAGTGGGACGTCGCCACCGGCACCTCGGTGCGGCGTACGAGCATGCTCTTCCCCCGGTTCCACCAGTGGGAGGCCGTCACGTGCATCGTCGAGGCGGTGAAGGAGGAGGGTGTCGGGAAGCGGTACCTGATTGAGCACTCCGCTGGGTCGGGGAAGACAAACACCATCGCCTGGACGGCCCACCGGCTGGCGCGGCTGCATGTCGATGACCAGAAGGTCTTCGACACGGTCATCGTGGTCGTGGACCGCACCGTGCTCGACTCCCAGCTCCAGGATGCGATCCGGCAGATCGACGGCACAGGCAAGATCGTCGCGACCATCAGCCCTGAGGACGTCCGCAAGGCCGGCGCGAAGTCGAAGTCGGGGCTGCTGGCGCGTGCGTTGAAAAACGGTGAGCTGATCATCGCGGTGACGGTGCAGACCTTCCCGTATGCGCTGAACGAGATACGGACCGACGCCGGCCTGAAGGGCAGGCGGTTCGCCGTCATCGCCGATGAGGCTCATTCCTCCCAGTCAGGCCAGATCTCCTCGAAGCTGAAGCAGGTACTGACGGCCGAGGAGGTCAAGGAGATCGAGGAGGGCGGTGAGGTCGATGTGGAGGCAGTGCTGGCCTCGGAGATGACCGAGCGGGCCGAGTCGGAGAACATCTCCTACTTCGCCTTCACCGCGACGCCGAAGAACAAAACCCTCGAACTGTTCGGTCGCAAAGACGCCACCGGGAAGCCGCGTGAGTTCCACCTGTACTCGATGAAGCAGGCGATCGAGGAGGGCTACATCCTCGACGTACTCAAGGGCTATCAGCACTACGACACCGCACTGAAGATCGCGGGCAAGGCGGAGAGCAGTAACGGAGGAGAAGTCGAGGAAGCCACCGCACGGAAGGGGCTGATGCGGTGGGTGCAGTTGCACCCGACGAACATCAGTCAGAAGGTACAGATCATCGTCGAGCACTTCCACGCCAACGTCGCCTACCTCCTCGAAGGAAAGGCGAAGGCGATGGTGGTGACCGACTCGCGCAAGTCCGTGGTGAAGTACAAACTGGCCATCGACGCCTACATCGCCAAGCGGCGCGCCGAGGATGCTTCCTACAATTACCGCACCTTGGTCGCCTTCTCCGCCGGGGTGACTATGGCCGAGGACGAGACCTGGCACAGCGACTGGGGCCCGCAGCCGTCGAAGGATGACGAGTTCACCGAGGCCAACATGAATCCGGGCGCAGGGGCCGATCTGGCAGCCGCGTTCAAGGGCGAGACGTACAAGATCATGCTGGTCGCCAACAAGTTCCAGACCGGCTTCGACCAGCCCCTGCTCTCGGCGATGTACGTCGACAAGAAGCTGCCCAGCGTCACCGCGGTACAGACGCTTTCCCGGCTCAACCGCACCTACCGCACCGCTGGTGGGGAGCAGAAGCGCAAGACGTTCGTCATCGACTTCGCCAACAAGCCCGAGGACATCAAGGCAGCCTTCGAGCCGTACTTCAAAAACGCGACCCTGGAAACCGAGACTGATCCATACGTCGTCGTCCACCTGGCTAACAAGCTGGCCCAGGCCGGAATCTACACCGAGGTCGACGTCCGCAAGGTCGCCGAACTGTGGGTGACCCGGAAGGGCAACAATGCGCTCTCAGCGGCGATCAGCCCGGCGCAGCACGACTTCCGGCGCCGCTACGCGCGGGCGATCGAGGAAGAGGACAGGGTCACGCTCCAGGCGCTTGACCTCTTCCGCAAGGACGTCTCCACCTACGTACGCCTCTATGACTTCATGTCCCAGATCGTCGACTACGGCGACCCTTACATGGAGATGCTCTCGATCTTCCTCCGCCTGCTGGAGAAGGTCATCGCCGAGTCCGCGTGGGCAGCCGAAGTCGACCTCTCCGACGTCGTGCTGGTCGGGGTCAAACACAACAAGGCGATTGCGGTCGACATCTCACTCGTGGGCGACGGGCAGCTGAAGGGCATCAGCGCCGCCGGCACAGGAACAAAGAAGGATCCGAAGTACGTCGCGCTACAGGTCGTCATAGACAAGATGAACGACCTATTCGGCGCCGAATCGTTCGCCGCGTCCCAGGTCAGGGAGTTTGTACAGGGCCTCGTCCAACGGTTGCTCGCCGACCCCAACCTGATCCAGCAGACCAAGGTGAACTCCAAGAAGCAGTTCGTGGAGTCGCAGGACTTCCAAGCGGCCGTTACGGAGGCGGTCGCGGACAACCAGGACGCCCACAACACGATGGCTGACTACTTCTTCACCGACGGACCGGCTATCAACGCGATCATCGTCGCCCTTGCGGATGCCTTCTACGAAGCAGCGCTCGATCAGCGGGTGGATTCGTAGATTCGGGAGCCCGTTTGAGGCGGCCTGACGCACCGCGAAGGTTGGTGTGTAGCGCTGCCAGCTCGTCAATGGCGGTGTCGAGTTGCTGATTGGTTGCACGGCTGTCGAGCTACGGGCGGCGGTGCGATGCCGGTCGTCCGGCTGGTCCCCGTGCGCCCTCGCTCGGTAACCAGCCGGACGTCCCCCACCCTCCTGGGCGGGGCAAGTGCGTACGACCGGCCGTAGGACGGTCGTACGCGACAACTTGCTCCGCCAGGAGCCGTCGTGGGGTCATGCTGCTCTCCGGCCGGGTAGGCGAATCGGTGTCGGTCACCGGCTCGTCTCCGCGCGCCCTTGTCGGATGTCGCGGACGACGTTCTCGATCCAGTCCATCGCCAGGACCGGCCGTGCAGGGTTTCCGGGGTCAGCTGGTCGGAGGTGCGCTGAGCGGTCCAGCTTCACTCGGTCCGGACTGCGCCCGTGGAGGTGGCCGTGTGCCAGACGGTCGATCACGAGTCGCCCTGGGACGATGCGGCGGGGCTGGTGACCGGCTGGGTACACCTGGCCGGTCACCCGCTTCGTGCTTCCGGTCAGTTCCGAACGGTGTCCGGTTGTCCGGGCCTCGCGGTCACTGGCCGCGTCGGCGTAACCGGCCTGGCGGTAGACGGCGGGCCACCGACCCGGCGGTCAGTGACCGGGGCGGTGGTCGCCGCTCGGTCAGTGACCGGAGACCCAGTGACCGGCTGACCGCCCAGGTCAGCAGCTCCCTCCAGCTGACCGATGCCACCGGTGACCGCTGCCCCGGTCACTGAACCGCCCCGGGTCGAGTGGAGACTCAATTCCGTGAAAGGATTGAGTCATGGCACGCCCTTCCTCTTATCCCGTTGAGCTGCGCAAACGAGCGGTTCGTATGGTCGGCGAGGTCCGCGGTGACTACCCGAACGAGTCGGCTGCCGTGCGGGCGGTCGCCCAGAAGCTCGGTATCGGTTCGGCCGAGACCCTGCGGAACTGGGTCAGGCGGGACGAGATCGACTCCGGGCAGCGTCCGGGCACGACGTCGGAGGAGTCCGCGGCGATGAAGGCGTTGAAGAAGGAGAACGCCGAATTGCGCCGCGCGAACGACATCCTGAAGGCTGCGGCGTCTTTCTTCGCGGCCGAGCTCGACCGGCCACACACACGCTCGTAGCGTTCATCGACGAGCACCGGGCCCGCTTCGGCGGTGTCGAGCCGATCTGCCGCGTACTCGCCGAGCACGACTGCAAGATCGCCCCCTCCACCTACTACGCGGCGAAGAAACGCGCCGCCGAACCTTCGGCCAGACAGGTGCGGGACGCCGTCCTCAAGGACGCGATCACCGAGGTCCACGAGGCCAACTACCGTGTCTACGGCGCCAGGAAAGTCTGGCGCGAGCTGCACCGACAGGGCCACACCGTGGCCCGGTGCACCGTCGAACGTCTCATGCGCGAGCTCGGCATCACCGGCGCCGTCCGCGGAAGGAAGGTCATCACCACGATCCAGGACAGCAGCGTCGAGCGGGCACCGGACCTGCTGGACCGCAAGTTCGTCGCGTCGGCCCCCAACCGCTACTGGGTCGCCGACTTCACCCACGTCAAGACCTGGTCGGGGG includes the following:
- a CDS encoding type I restriction endonuclease subunit R, which gives rise to MADHNEAVFETEICEYLHAHGWLYSAQDTGYDRERALYPEDLCAWLEKTQRPGYEKALKAAGSQAKFLDVLTAALDRPLEHGGGTLNILRNGVQYIGGGRLKMAQFRPETSLNETTTAHYEAMRLRVMRQVHFSTADQRSIDLVFFINGLPVATVELKTDFTQSLDEAVNQYKQDRSPLTNGRPEPLLSFGHRALVHFAVSNSLAAMTTRLEGNKTHFLPFNVGFDSGAGNPPGVDGRSSTAYLWERVWEKHAWLNIIGRLMIVQTKEEWDVATGTSVRRTSMLFPRFHQWEAVTCIVEAVKEEGVGKRYLIEHSAGSGKTNTIAWTAHRLARLHVDDQKVFDTVIVVVDRTVLDSQLQDAIRQIDGTGKIVATISPEDVRKAGAKSKSGLLARALKNGELIIAVTVQTFPYALNEIRTDAGLKGRRFAVIADEAHSSQSGQISSKLKQVLTAEEVKEIEEGGEVDVEAVLASEMTERAESENISYFAFTATPKNKTLELFGRKDATGKPREFHLYSMKQAIEEGYILDVLKGYQHYDTALKIAGKAESSNGGEVEEATARKGLMRWVQLHPTNISQKVQIIVEHFHANVAYLLEGKAKAMVVTDSRKSVVKYKLAIDAYIAKRRAEDASYNYRTLVAFSAGVTMAEDETWHSDWGPQPSKDDEFTEANMNPGAGADLAAAFKGETYKIMLVANKFQTGFDQPLLSAMYVDKKLPSVTAVQTLSRLNRTYRTAGGEQKRKTFVIDFANKPEDIKAAFEPYFKNATLETETDPYVVVHLANKLAQAGIYTEVDVRKVAELWVTRKGNNALSAAISPAQHDFRRRYARAIEEEDRVTLQALDLFRKDVSTYVRLYDFMSQIVDYGDPYMEMLSIFLRLLEKVIAESAWAAEVDLSDVVLVGVKHNKAIAVDISLVGDGQLKGISAAGTGTKKDPKYVALQVVIDKMNDLFGAESFAASQVREFVQGLVQRLLADPNLIQQTKVNSKKQFVESQDFQAAVTEAVADNQDAHNTMADYFFTDGPAINAIIVALADAFYEAALDQRVDS
- a CDS encoding IS3 family transposase (programmed frameshift), with the translated sequence MARPSSYPVELRKRAVRMVGEVRGDYPNESAAVRAVAQKLGIGSAETLRNWVRRDEIDSGQRPGTTSEESAAMKALKKENAELRRANDILKAAAFFLRGRARPATHTLVAFIDEHRARFGGVEPICRVLAEHDCKIAPSTYYAAKKRAAEPSARQVRDAVLKDAITEVHEANYRVYGARKVWRELHRQGHTVARCTVERLMRELGITGAVRGRKVITTIQDSSVERAPDLLDRKFVASAPNRYWVADFTHVKTWSGVVYVAFVVDTFSRRIVGWSAATSKETKLVLDTLDMALWQRDRDEHPHRRGELIHHSDAGSQYTSFRLAEHLAAAGIAASIGSVGDAYDNALMESAIGLFKTELIKPGRPWRTLSQVELATAEWVDWYCHRRLHGEIGHIPPVEYETNYYRATTKPQVTTAI